The following DNA comes from Athene noctua chromosome 1, bAthNoc1.hap1.1, whole genome shotgun sequence.
atataaaaggccgcagccgcgctggggccacAGCCGTGGCGGGTGACAACAAGCCCACCCGGGAGCAGACACTTccgatgctgctgctcaggctgctgctcatccTGAGCGAGGCCATGTCGGGGGCCaggaggttctgggtaggtgacgccgCACCGCGCCGAGCTGGGGGGCGGGGTGGCATGGGGtgttgtggggggctgtgggggttgtggtgcggggctgggagatgctcctgtctcacccagctcttggggtcctgcaggggatgaggagaaaggcaaaacaacagaaagagaaaacaaaggcccAGACGGAGAAGCCGAGCGCTGagcggtcccagccccgagcaccctgTAAACggctgacaccccccagcagccctgagctcACCCCGCCTCCTTCCCGGGCAACGAATCTACTGAAGCacagagggatgaaggagcctgtgccgaccctggagacagggcgagtgccgggggagacccccagctcctgccccagcccctcagcccgtgccctgcccgtcccgccggaggggccgggctgcggcaggttcacttacccctgctcctctgcagggccagggcgaaggcgccgagcACGGAGGGCCTGTGGCAGCTACCCGGGATATTATATTTCATGGGACCCCACCTTGACCTGCAGATGCGTCTCCTCCCACGACAGCTTCCTCTACATCGCAGAGCGTGAGCCTGCAGCCATGGCAAGTAAAAGCGCTTGGGACCCGCCCAGTCCCTCGAGGATGATCAGGGACTGGTCGCAACGTCGGGGTGCGGTGGGACCCTCCCCAAGGTGCTCTACCAGCCCCCCACCTGCACGGAGGTGGAGGCGAAGCTGCGGCAGCCAGGAGCCAAAGTGGGCTCAGTGGGCAGAGAGTGGAGCTGCCATGGGGGCTACTGGAGAGAGATGAGGCTGCAGATGAGGACGAGGAGAGAGCAAGAACATGACACAAGACACAAGCAGCTACAAAAAGTCAGTTGGCAGCAGACCCAGtggggctggagaagagcagccccatggagaagGACACAAGCGGGGACCCAAGGCACctgggcggcagcagcccggcacagcccagtccccagcagcgggtgcccgcaggcaggacgggtggccgggcgtccccggggccgtgcaggctgggacggtgcctgcaggagggctgcgcccGGCTCTGGCGGTATCTCAAGGCCTGGTGGCAACAGGGCTTgcggtcctgctgctgctgcttccccaaaccCGAGTTGAAAACTGTGGTCCCaggggagcaacgggcaccccagagacagcagaagggggtgtagggctgggaacctccctggggcgaccccacttgctggcttcaaaaattaaattatcatttctccgtccctggtgccgtggttcttccacccagcccttgatgccccGTCTGCACCCCTGCCTTGCACCCTGatgcaccccaaacccaccagagaccctcgcagggggaagggcgtggcaggggACCCGtgctgtgatgtcacaaagggggctccGCCCACGTGCCCCagtataaaaggccgcagccgcgctggggccacAATCATGGCGGGTGGCAAcaggcccagcctgggccagaggctCCCGCTACTGATGCTCAACGTGCTGGTCTTCCTGACCAACGCCATGTCGAGGGTTaagaggttctgggtaggtgacacTGCACCATGCCGGGGGGTGGGATGTCGAGGGGTGTTGTGGGGGACCGTGGTGTGGGCCTGAGAGctgctcccatctcacccagctcttggggttTTGCAGGGGATGAGGACAGCAGTGAAACGTTCCCGAAGGAGAGCCAAGGCCCAGACGCAGAAGCCAAGTGGTGAGCGGGTCCGGCCCCAAGCACCCTGCAAACGGCGGACACCCCACGGCAGCCCTGAGAAAAGGCCTTCTCCTTACTCGGCGGCTTCTCCACCGACagggagagggatgaaggagcctgcaccgaccctggagacagggcaagtgccgggggagacccccagatcctgccccagcccctcagcccgtgccctgcccgtcccgccggaggggccgggctgcggcaggttcacttacctctgctcctctgcagggccagggcgaaggcgccgagcATGGAGGACCTGTGGCAGCTACCTGGGATGATGTATGCCTTGGACACCCCCTCGATAAGCAGCTCCGATTCCTTGGACAGCTTCTTCTGTGTCCCACCCATGGAGCGCCTGTACCCGCTACATCGGACACACTCTGTGGGCCCTGCCTCGACGAGGGCCTCCATTTCCTCCAGCGACAGCTTCTTCTACATCCCAGAGCGTGGGCCTGCTGCCATGAGGGAGCAGGTGGTGCAAAACCCCTCGGGACCTGCCCAGTCCTCCAAGGACGATCAGCGCCTTGTGACGACAGCAGGCAGCAatgggaccctccccagggtaccctacaagccccccaccgtcacggaggtggaggcaaagctgcggcagccgggacacaaaatctggctctatggggagagagtggaggtgccggggggggtcctggagaGAGACAAGGATATGGATGGGGACAAGACAAGCAAGAACGTGGCACAGGACACGAGCAGCTGCGCaaacaagggcagcagcagccccgtggggctggaaagtagcagccccaaggagatggACATGAGGGGCCCcacagaaacaagaagcagcagccccgtgcacctgggcagcaccagccccggggctctgggcagcagcagcccggcacagcccagtccccagcagcgggtgcccgcaggcaggacgggTGGCCGGGCATCCCCGGGGCCATGCAGGCTgggacggtgcctgcaggagggctgcgcccGGCTCTGGAGGTATCTCAAGGCCTGGTGGCAAGAGGgcttgcagtcctgctgctgcttctgatgatCCCCCAAGACCCCGTGATagagaaacattgagaaattAAGCACAGGATTAATAAAGTGATGATACTAGGTTTAAGAATTATCTGTTCAGTCAAAGGAATGTTGAGCTTTGGGAACACAGACCCAGGCCcacaaaaacagagacagaggctcaaggccagaggaggtGAAACCATGTCAACAGAAGATAATGGGCATTTTTTGACCCAACTGACTGAGCCGAGGCCAAAGGatgcacaacattttttagaaaaggggGTAACAAGCTGGACAgccaaaacaaactgtttctcaGGCTTGGCAATGTCGAAACTGGGGAGgaggtgatgaggaagactactggccttcctcctgacgacccccaaagacgaccagcaggaggcaatgcgcaaagatgacagaaacattcCAGTTCTGCTGGCACAGGCCCTTTGAACTAAACCCCACTCGGGTtatctgtatgtatgtttgtactgTGCAGCCCTATGAATATGGAGAAGGTACCTGCATTTCAGATGTAAGCGAAGGGGCCTGGGTGTGCACGCTAGGCAGagagatcccccgtgcacccagcgctgcagtaaAGAATCCTGCCTTCTGATCCTCTGATTCTGGGTCCCAGAGAGTTCTTCCTCCACCGGCTTTTTCGGTATCCCcggcggtggcaaggctggtcccaggggagcaacgggcaccccagagacagcagacggggggtgtagggctgggaacctccctggggcgaccccacttgctggcttcaaaaattaaattatcatctctccatccctggtgccgtggttcttccacccagccctcgatgccccttctcccccgtccctttgccaaacctcccctttgggtcccttgctgaccccccctcctctgccaggtctcccccaggtgctggctccgagctcccccgggatttgtcccctctgtgcggccccgtgtccgtaagcaccacgacggggacgtttgcttggcccagagccgctcctgccagagcaggcagggactgtgcctgcctgcaccctgctcctgcctcctgccccctccagaacaggccccgggggctgcgggccgTGGGCCGACCCCCCGAGGATGTCCCCACCAGCCATGTGCCCCCCAGTACCATGCAGTGGAGCCCCTccctggctgggcagggcagcagaTGCCGGGGGGACACAGAGAGGGGCCGGACAGGGACgagcagccctgggagcagcagctgcagctcggGGCTCCACAGGGCTTCATTCTGGGGAGACAGGAGACCCCCGCGAGCTGCACCAATCCCCGGGGCAAAGGCTCTGCTCCCCCgccccctgctgcagagctgcagatggGGCCGCAAGGGCCGGGCACGGCCCCATGGACAGGAGGGTCACCCCCCCAGAacctccccaccccaggcaggagAGCCAGGTCACCCTCCAGGGTTTatttagtttgggttttgttgggtttctcAGGCGGGGGGTGGAATGGGACGAtgtggccctggctggggtggggctcccgCTGTCAGGTTCCTCTTGCCTGGTGCGGCTGGagctcccaccctgcagctgtggggggccAGGTGTCGGGATGAGCCGCTCTCAGGACACACCCATGGCCACCATTGTCCCtggagcgggcggggggctgtgggcagtgGGTGCATCAGGGCGATGGGTCCAGGGGGCCATCAGGCAGCTCGGCCCAGCACCAGCACGCTCATGAGGAAGACCATGAGGAAGAAGACCCACATGAAGAAGCGGTCCATCACCTTGGCCACCTTCTTCCACTCGCCGGTGCGGCGCTGTGCAGCTCGGTGGCGTCGGAAGCAGCCGGCGATGTAGCCAACGTTCGTCAGCAGCCCATCGTGGTGGCACAGGCAGCGGTCTCGGGGACAGGCTCTGGCCTCAGCACCCACTTCCCCCCGGCCggggctctcccccagccctgcagcgtcccctccatcctcccGCTCGCCCAGCGCCCGCCGGGGGCTCTTGCAGCTCTCGCCCACCTCGTAGACGCAGCAGAGCCGGGCCATGTGGTGCAGGATGAGCCGCCTGGCCCAGGGGGGCAcgggccgggcccccgggccACAGTGGTGGACGTTCATGATGAAGATGGTCAGCGCGGTTGAGGCCGTGATCATGGTCATGGTGGCGATGTAATACTTCCCTGCGTGGGCAACGGACGGTGATGCCGCGAAGGGGTGGAGagccccaccctcccctcccctggcatgggtgctgcccacccacccccccgcgggTCCCGCGGGAGGGTTCTGGCTGCCGTCGAGGCTCACCGATGAGCGGGACGCTCTCCGAGGGTGGCATGCTCTCTGCCACCAGCAGCTGGAAGACGGTGAGGGCCAGCAGCACCGTCACCCCCAGCGAGACCTTCTCCCCCGAGTCAGCCGGCAGGTAGAAGCCGAGCGGCGCCAGGAAGGAGACCAtgatgcagggcaggagcaggttgAAGATGTAGAAGGAGGCACGGCGGCGGAGGAGCAGGGTGTAGGTGACGTCGGGGTAGGGCTCGGAGCAGCAGCCATAGGTGATGACGTTCCTCGTGGCCGGCAtgcccagcacctcccactccacaTTCTCCACGAAATCCGTCAGGTCCGCAGTGTCCAGGCGGTTGTGGAGGTCGATCTGGTTCCCATTGTAGGTCCAGGAGCCGAAGGTgaggcggcagcgctgccggtcGAAGGGGAAGTAGGAGAcgtccaccttgcaggagctcttGGTGATGGCGGGCCAGTCCCACATGATGAGCCCGTCGGAGCGCAGCACCACGTTGGTCTCCATTGAGCCGCCGAAGCGGTCGTCGGCGCTGGGGGCGGGACGGCCATAGGGCCgaggtggccccgagccccacgTGGGCCGGGGCTTTGCAGGGCCGATCACCTGCCCCCGacgccgtgtcccctccccgcaTCACCCTGCCCCCAAAAGTGTGGGCTCGGGGgtgccggcccccccccgccctcgtcACCCACACCGGGAACGCCCCGGGGGCCCAAGGTTGGAAATATCTCCCACGCagcccctccccagtcccagccagagcccccccagctccgggagccgttgtgtgtgggggggtgtccagcACAACCCACTTGTTGTAGAGGATGACGTCCGGCCGCCAGACGTAGCTGCTGGGGATGCGGATGCTGTCGATGCCGCCGTAGGTGTCCTCGTCCCAGGCGAGGTGGGCGTCCAGCCAGGCCTGGCGCACCCACAGGTAGGTGGTGAGGACCTGGTTCCTCTCGTCCTGCCGAGGgcagtgggtgcgtgcggggACAGACCCTGGTGccacccccccctcagcccccaacaCTGCGAGGGTTCTGGGGGAGCTGAGCTGCCTTCCAGGGTGCTGCTTGTGGGGGGGTGGGAGCGATCTGAGTCACAGCACCCCAGAGtgatccgggttggaaaagcccctgcagctcctccagtgccaccatgaccctccccctgaccgttcccaactcccccagatccctcagcgctggctcagcccgactcttcaacccctccagggatcccggggactcccccctgccctgggcagcccattccaacgcccaacagccccttctgcacagaaatccttcctcagagccagcctgaccctgccctgggcagcttgaggccattccctcggggcctggcgctggggccttggctccagagactcatcccccctctctgccccctcctggcagggagttgcagagggccaggaggtctcccctcagcctcctctgctccagactgaaccccccatcCCTCATCCAACCTCACGCTGCCgggggctgtgctggttttggggggcctGAGCTGTCTTCAGGTGGTCTGAGCTGACccgggggcagctgggctggttttggggggtcctggcTCGTTTCGAGGGATGAGCAGGACCcgctggggaagagcagagcccagctaaGCCGTGGCCAGGAGTGCGACGGGGCCGGTCCCGGTTTggctgggccgggccgccggcgctGGTGCCACTCACCATGTCGATGATCTGGGAGAGGGTGACCTGGAGGGTGACGCTGAGCGCCCGCTCTGTGTCCTCCACGGGCCGCAGGGCGCTGGAGTAGTTGGCAAAGAGGTCGTGGAGCAACTTGTAGGCGAAtctgccctgagccccccaacaGCCTGCGGGGACCcagagtggggctggaggggctgcaggcgggggtgcagccagagccctccccaggcacccccaggaACCAGCTGAGTGCGGCCGGGGGAGCACACGGGGACCCCCGTCCCTCCTCGCCACCAGCCCGAGCCCCCCAACTCCACCGACGCCGTCCCCCACCCAGGGCTGCCCGACGtgcggggctgccgctgctcGCAGGGCTCAGGGGACcctctccccggggccggggggggtgggggggtgtcagcgcCCCTCACTGCCCCTCCGCTGCTTACCCGGGGCCAGGAGGCAGCCGGCGAGGCAGAGGGTGAGCAGGGGGCCAGCTCCGGGCTCCATCCCGCCGCGTTCCCGCCCCGCGCAGGTctcgggggacacgggggggtgccCGTGCTGCCTGCGAGCGCCGGGGTGACgtcagggctgggacagcgcgggggggcacggccccccccaggGAGCGACGATCTCTGTGCAGCGATCAGCCGTGCAGGGCTGGTGGGAAGAGCCCAGggtgggcgcgggggggcccggggcggggggaccgcGGTGCCGGACATCCCGGTCTCCGGCCTTGGTTAAAGAGCgaggaaagggaagagtgttCCCATTGAGAGCAAAATCCCGGGAGGTTAAGGGACGCGCCCAAGGAGACGCAGCAGCAAGTGGCAGAGGTCCCTGCCGCAGAGGTGCCGGAGCGTCGCCCCAGCTCCGGCCCTGCGGGAGGCCGccggctcccgctgcccccggcccctccctggCACCTTTCCCACAGCGGTCCCCGGCAGCAGACGCCAAGCAGGGCGCCGATCGGTTTTAAGGCTGGAGGTTTTGTTTCCCGCCGGTGAATTATTCATCCCCAGCGCCGGGTCCCGGCCTCTGCCCAGGGCGGCAGCTGGGGTTGCAGGGACGCGATGAGGGTAACGCAAGAGGCGCAGCCggctgccccggctccccgcaccgCGCCGGGGGCACGTGCAGCGCCCAGGGGGCACCAACTGCTGCTGGTTTTACGGCTGCTCGTGCCCCTCACTGGggagcaggagccccccagccccctctgcagaAGCCAGGGGCGGGCACCCGCtatccccccaccctggggtgcgGATCTGTGCCCAGCCGAGGATAATCGTCTGTGGTTTGTGTAACCCGGCTTTGGACACGCCGCTTCCAGCCTTGGCGAAGCCCTTCGGCCTCGCACAGAAAAGCGCTTCCCGCCCTTTGCCACGACGCCGGCCCCCCGCTCATCCCTCCCCTCTCCAGAAATCCCTGTTCCAAGCCAGGGCCTTCCCCTCTCCGCACCCCCTCGGCCTTCAccccaccctcctctccctcacgCCGCAGGAGGTGCCCAGCACCCGGCTGCAGCTCCCCACCGGCTCCCCCCGTCCTCCTCCGCTTTTCTTCCCGCTGGTCTTCCACAGCGCTGCAGCCTTCCCGAAGGGTCTTCCAGGCTCAGGCCCTCCCTTAAGTCTGCTTAGGCCCAGTCTAACCAGTAAGAGCCACGACGAGACGCAGCCACGGGGCTCCCAACCAGAAAACCTAcgtaaaaagcaaaggaaacagtgggaatactataaacattttatttattgttttcaaaaagacaggaaaataatctagatcatttattaataatttttttttaataaaaacctttaCATAACCCCCATGCATCGAGACCTTCGGTGAGCCaacgcaaagcagcagcaggcgggCTGGAAGCCGCTGGCTACTGCGAGCCGTGGCAGGAGGGGCCGCCGCAGTAACCCTGAAATCAGAGCAGACCGAGACacgtttggtttctttcttttttttcttcctcttctccttcttccaaaaatattcagtttctAAACAGAGCAAGAGTAGAGGCTGGACCCAGCGGAGCTCGGGGAGGGAGCCGGGGGTTCGTGGGGGAGACGGGGGCTCcgctcagtgcccagggagttggggggctgggggggtgtgatcggttttggtgtggggttttttccccactttgggcGCACAGTTTGCCCCCTCCCAGCAGAAACCCGGAGCCCCAGagcgcggcagggccgggggggtgtcgCTTCGCTTTGGGAGACGGAGAAGCGAAAGGCGGTTGCACGTTCCCCACTTACCAAGAGGAAAAGACGCTGCTGAAGGGGATTTTTACTCCCTCGGcacgctcccccccaccccccggcgcATTTTCACCACAAAGCCCCGCTTAACGCCCCGCTTAGAGCCAGGTGGGGTGCAGGGCGCGGGGCCACCTGCCCTCGGAACCATCCCAGAATTCATCGAAACGTCCTCGGCGCCGCGACGGCGGGAGGGGAAGGACCTGCCCCTCCCCAGGTAGCAGCTCGGGGCAGGCAGGATGGGCAAAACGGGCTTTGTTGGTTCTAGAAGGGGGGGGCACGGCGCCGGGCAG
Coding sequences within:
- the CHRNA10 gene encoding neuronal acetylcholine receptor subunit alpha-10, translating into MPATRNVITYGCCSEPYPDVTYTLLLRRRASFYIFNLLLPCIMVSFLAPLGFYLPADSGEKVSLGVTVLLALTVFQLLVAESMPPSESVPLIGKYYIATMTMITASTALTIFIMNVHHCGPGARPVPPWARRLILHHMARLCCVYEVGESCKSPRRALGEREDGGDAAGLGESPGRGEVGAEARACPRDRCLCHHDGLLTNVGYIAGCFRRHRAAQRRTGEWKKVAKVMDRFFMWVFFLMVFLMSVLVLGRAA